In Paenibacillus kyungheensis, the following are encoded in one genomic region:
- a CDS encoding GNAT family N-acetyltransferase has translation MSDLFTFEQFPQLETPRFVLRQAQLTDADDLYQLYADQAVVQYMPFTPFNSVEEALDEMKWYERIFAEQSGLRWMIEDRETGKVIGTCGFLAYEQEHHRTELGYDLSSAYWGKGIMKEVALCIIQFGFEQMKLNKIEAKIEPANQASIRLIEKLGFVQEGLLRQHEYEKETYVDLAIFALLQSEYTAESIS, from the coding sequence ATGAGCGATTTATTTACATTTGAGCAATTTCCACAGTTAGAGACTCCACGTTTTGTATTAAGACAAGCACAACTCACAGATGCAGATGATCTATATCAATTGTATGCAGATCAAGCCGTTGTACAGTATATGCCATTTACTCCGTTCAACTCGGTGGAAGAAGCGCTAGATGAGATGAAATGGTATGAGCGTATTTTTGCCGAACAATCTGGATTACGCTGGATGATCGAAGATCGCGAGACAGGCAAAGTGATAGGCACATGTGGATTTCTAGCTTATGAGCAAGAACATCATCGAACAGAATTAGGATATGATCTATCTTCTGCATACTGGGGCAAAGGCATTATGAAAGAAGTGGCTTTATGTATTATTCAGTTTGGATTTGAGCAGATGAAATTGAATAAGATTGAAGCCAAAATTGAGCCAGCCAATCAAGCTTCGATTCGTCTAATAGAAAAATTAGGATTTGTACAAGAAGGTCTACTAAGACAACATGAATATGAAAAAGAAACGTATGTGGATCTTGCGATTTTTGCTCTATTGCAAAGTGAGTATACAGCAGAGAGCATAAGCTAA
- a CDS encoding arylamine N-acetyltransferase family protein, with protein sequence MYTLSTTEIQTYLQQLGVEEIQPPTLDYLVQLHQAHVRRFSWQTVDIFAGHPTGIDIQQSIALLLSGRSGYCFHLNGAFSTLLRSLGYQVFWHRAGVQPLGTEPRINSFHLGLTVHLDHEGISQPWIIDVGLGDMPYTPLPLIKGTYTQSPFQYAVTSSSIDPKGWRLEHDAYASIVGVDIDHQVVTDLKPFEDNHEFYSRSPQSPWFDVFLLRQRDQSTSHELRGCVLKTINASGVQYTEIVNKQEWLNVLHDIFGESFVPYTALEKDEFWHRVQQAHDIWKQTQSLSNHPHL encoded by the coding sequence ATGTACACATTATCTACAACAGAAATTCAAACCTATCTTCAACAACTGGGAGTCGAAGAGATTCAGCCTCCTACTCTAGATTATTTAGTTCAATTGCATCAAGCTCATGTCCGCCGCTTTTCATGGCAGACGGTCGATATTTTTGCAGGGCATCCGACCGGTATCGATATACAGCAATCTATTGCACTCCTTTTAAGCGGGCGTAGCGGTTATTGTTTTCATCTGAATGGAGCGTTTAGCACTTTGCTACGTTCTCTAGGTTATCAAGTGTTCTGGCATCGAGCAGGTGTACAGCCTTTGGGTACAGAACCGCGTATCAATTCGTTTCATTTAGGATTAACAGTTCATCTGGATCATGAAGGAATATCGCAACCATGGATTATTGATGTGGGTCTTGGCGATATGCCTTATACGCCGCTGCCTTTAATAAAAGGGACTTATACTCAATCGCCTTTTCAATATGCAGTAACGTCTTCAAGTATTGATCCCAAAGGATGGCGGTTAGAACATGATGCTTATGCTTCTATTGTCGGTGTCGATATCGATCATCAGGTGGTCACTGATCTCAAACCTTTTGAAGATAATCATGAATTTTATAGCCGTTCTCCGCAGTCACCGTGGTTTGATGTCTTTCTTTTGCGCCAACGAGATCAATCCACCAGTCATGAATTACGTGGATGTGTGCTCAAAACGATCAATGCTAGCGGTGTTCAGTATACCGAAATCGTAAACAAACAAGAATGGTTGAATGTGTTACATGATATATTTGGCGAATCTTTTGTTCCATACACTGCTTTAGAAAAAGACGAGTTCTGGCATCGTGTACAGCAAGCTCATGACATATGGAAACAGACCCAATCATTGTCCAATCATCCACATTTATAA
- a CDS encoding class I SAM-dependent methyltransferase, whose translation MESSQQNKNAWNNGTYQSWVNRFGTPEEAAEKIKQDPQKRIGTAFKHMEDHIQGKKIINLLGSNGNKAVALALLGAELTIVDFSAENEQYAQDLARAAGVPLQYIVSDVLQLPLQELANQYDIVFMEFGILHYFTDLQPLCYVVSSLLAPGGQLVLQDFHPISTKLITSKGTTANIRKHKVTGDYFDTSLTEKAVSYSKYTESDQQIKDEQKVYLRQWTIGEIVTAVATSGLMIKVLEELPNQSSEVFDKGIPKTFTIVAQQLHV comes from the coding sequence ATGGAATCATCACAACAGAACAAAAATGCTTGGAACAACGGCACCTATCAATCATGGGTGAATCGCTTTGGTACACCAGAAGAAGCGGCTGAGAAAATTAAACAAGATCCGCAAAAACGGATCGGCACAGCATTCAAACATATGGAAGACCATATACAAGGCAAAAAAATTATCAATTTACTCGGTTCTAATGGTAACAAAGCAGTTGCATTAGCTTTGCTCGGCGCTGAACTGACGATCGTAGATTTCTCTGCTGAAAATGAACAGTATGCTCAAGATTTAGCACGTGCCGCAGGAGTGCCTTTGCAGTATATCGTGTCTGATGTGCTTCAACTGCCTTTACAGGAACTGGCTAATCAATATGATATCGTATTTATGGAATTTGGCATTTTGCATTATTTTACCGATCTACAGCCATTATGCTATGTAGTATCTAGCTTACTTGCGCCAGGTGGTCAATTGGTATTACAAGATTTCCACCCGATCTCGACCAAGCTGATTACTTCTAAAGGTACAACAGCTAATATTCGCAAGCATAAAGTAACAGGAGATTACTTTGATACTTCATTAACAGAAAAAGCCGTCTCTTATTCTAAATATACCGAATCCGATCAACAGATCAAAGACGAGCAAAAAGTGTATTTACGTCAGTGGACGATCGGTGAGATTGTTACCGCTGTGGCTACATCGGGTCTGATGATCAAAGTACTGGAAGAATTGCCGAATCAATCTTCAGAAGTATTTGATAAAGGGATTCCCAAAACATTTACTATCGTTGCACAGCAGTTACATGTGTAA
- a CDS encoding SDR family oxidoreductase has translation METILAGKVALVTGASRGIGREIAQQLAAHGTKVIVNYTSSPDKAAEVVEAIKQAGGEATAVQADISQLTELEQLFQITLSTYGKLDILVNNAGVMKTQSITEVTEEDFEQQFGINVKGTFFACQQAALHMEPNGRIINFSTSVVGQMFPGYSVYAGTKGAVEQFTRQLAKEFGKKGITINAVAPGPVNTELFTVGKTEQQIEGLRNMNSFGRLGEPDDIAGVVLFLASESSKWVTGQTLRANGGFI, from the coding sequence ATGGAAACAATATTAGCAGGTAAAGTGGCTTTAGTTACAGGAGCATCCCGAGGAATCGGTCGTGAGATTGCACAACAATTAGCTGCTCATGGCACTAAAGTGATTGTGAATTATACAAGTAGCCCTGACAAAGCAGCAGAAGTGGTGGAAGCGATCAAGCAAGCAGGCGGTGAAGCTACAGCTGTTCAAGCCGATATCAGTCAACTTACTGAACTCGAACAATTATTTCAGATTACTTTATCGACATATGGCAAATTAGATATTCTGGTCAATAATGCAGGTGTAATGAAAACACAATCGATCACAGAAGTAACTGAAGAGGACTTTGAGCAACAATTTGGGATCAATGTCAAAGGAACATTTTTTGCATGTCAGCAAGCGGCTCTACATATGGAGCCTAACGGTCGTATTATTAACTTTTCAACGTCGGTTGTAGGTCAGATGTTCCCTGGTTATAGCGTCTATGCAGGAACCAAAGGTGCAGTCGAGCAATTCACCCGTCAACTCGCCAAAGAATTTGGCAAAAAAGGAATTACGATCAATGCAGTAGCTCCGGGGCCTGTGAATACCGAATTGTTCACAGTAGGCAAAACCGAGCAACAGATCGAAGGTCTTCGCAATATGAATTCATTTGGACGCTTGGGTGAACCGGATGATATTGCAGGGGTTGTATTATTTCTAGCAAGTGAATCTTCTAAATGGGTCACAGGTCAGACGTTACGTGCCAATGGTGGATTTATCTAA
- a CDS encoding TetR family transcriptional regulator: MAYDAPLTKEQILDAAEQALRRYGPDKTSVVDVARALKVSHGTIYRHFASKAELRESVTERWLQQISSPLQHIVQDGDHSATKRLRQWLETLAQTKRKYAVEDPEMFQMYTAVTMEALPSIVNHVDLLVEQVSLIIQQGIKDNEFKQGQPEQIARTLIIATSYFHHPAHAYQWTDPAIDQQFEQVWHMVLASIQAHSS; this comes from the coding sequence ATGGCATATGATGCACCATTAACGAAAGAACAAATTTTAGATGCGGCAGAGCAAGCGTTACGTCGGTACGGACCTGACAAAACATCGGTCGTCGATGTCGCCCGCGCGTTAAAAGTCAGTCATGGCACGATTTATCGCCACTTTGCTAGCAAAGCAGAATTACGAGAATCAGTCACAGAACGTTGGTTACAGCAGATTTCAAGCCCTTTACAGCATATCGTCCAAGATGGTGATCATTCTGCAACAAAACGTTTACGTCAATGGTTAGAGACACTGGCACAGACTAAGCGAAAATATGCTGTGGAAGATCCAGAGATGTTCCAAATGTATACAGCGGTTACGATGGAAGCTTTGCCTTCTATAGTGAATCATGTTGATCTGTTAGTGGAGCAAGTATCTCTTATTATTCAGCAAGGGATAAAAGATAACGAATTTAAGCAGGGCCAACCTGAGCAGATAGCCCGAACATTAATAATAGCGACTTCTTATTTTCATCACCCTGCTCATGCTTATCAATGGACAGATCCGGCAATCGATCAACAATTTGAACAGGTCTGGCATATGGTTTTAGCCAGTATTCAAGCTCATTCATCATAG
- a CDS encoding SEC-C motif-containing protein, with protein sequence MSDTTSYSFSRNQLCFCGSGQKLKHCHKTAEPDSRAAHLYQLYQDIDHTIDDYRATSVQQPPCSAGCRACCSDYVPISQVEFELLLIYMERNWSTSDIENAFAKAAKDWETFRVENPPMYASLAHPTNTDDELNAIRHHATRNSFACPLLDAEKGTCRVYPVRPFICRTHGSSHTFYGTWKERLRPEKICEYIPGGKPHRKITPNIADRWSDYERIADVMIGPKRRPLRQYPIMYWLVLYAKHGGGATTAIGNLDNFELSLHDHNNKMAQYTGK encoded by the coding sequence GTGTCCGATACAACTTCTTACTCATTCTCTCGAAATCAGCTATGCTTTTGTGGAAGCGGGCAAAAGCTTAAACATTGTCATAAAACAGCCGAGCCGGATAGCCGGGCTGCTCATCTATACCAATTGTATCAAGATATCGATCATACGATTGACGATTACCGCGCAACAAGTGTGCAACAGCCTCCTTGTTCAGCAGGTTGCCGGGCTTGTTGTTCGGATTATGTACCTATTTCACAGGTGGAATTTGAATTGTTACTGATCTATATGGAGCGCAATTGGAGTACATCTGATATTGAAAATGCTTTTGCCAAAGCGGCTAAAGACTGGGAGACTTTTCGAGTAGAAAATCCGCCCATGTATGCTTCTTTAGCACATCCTACTAACACTGATGACGAATTGAATGCGATCCGTCATCACGCTACACGTAATAGCTTTGCTTGTCCATTACTGGATGCTGAAAAAGGAACCTGTCGTGTGTATCCAGTACGTCCTTTTATTTGCCGTACTCATGGAAGTTCCCATACTTTTTATGGAACATGGAAAGAACGGCTTCGCCCTGAAAAGATATGCGAATATATTCCCGGTGGTAAGCCTCATCGTAAAATCACGCCTAATATTGCAGATCGTTGGAGTGATTATGAACGTATTGCGGATGTAATGATTGGACCGAAGCGTCGCCCACTCCGTCAATATCCGATTATGTACTGGTTGGTATTGTATGCCAAACATGGTGGCGGAGCTACAACAGCTATCGGTAATCTCGATAACTTTGAACTTTCTCTTCATGATCACAATAATAAAATGGCTCAATATACAGGCAAATAA